The sequence AACGGCGAGGTGATTCGCGAGTTCGAGCCAGTAGTGCTGAAAGAGCGCATTGCCAAACCACAGACCATCAAAACCATGCAGACCATTCTGGAACACGTGGTTAGTCAGGGGCTGGGTAAGAAGGCCGGCTCTAAATCATTCAAGGTGGCAGGTAAGACAGGTACAGCCCAGGTGGCCGACCAGTTTGGTAGTTACCACTCAGGCGTTACCCGTTACTGGTTGAGTTTCGCAGGTTTCTTCCCTGCCGACAACCCACGTTACACCTGTATCGTCTGCCTCAAGAAGTCGGGCCTGCCCGCATCTGGTGGTGGTATGAGTGGTGTGGTATTCCACCATATTGCCGAAGGTGTAATGGCACAGAGTCTGAAGCGTAGCGTAGATGATGCCCGCGATTCTCGCTCATCGTTTACACCTGCAGTTAAGAAGGGCGATAGCCAGGCTGCCAACTACGTATTGGCCAGTCTTAAGACCAAGGCTTCGGCTCCTAGCAGCGCCAACTATCGCGAAGGCAGCAAGCATACCGTACCCGATGTAACAGGCATGGGTGCCAAAGATGCCGTTTATCTGTTAGAGAGCCGTCGTGTTAAGGCACGCATCAAAGGAAGAGGAAAAGTTAAATCACAAAGTATCCACGCCGGAACCGCAGTTAAGCAAGGAATGGTGTGCGAACTCATTTTAGATTAATATATATAATAAGGTATAAGCATATGAAGTTAAATGAACTGCTCAAGAATGTAGAAGTACTCAACACGCAGGGCGATGTTGATGTAGAGATTACCGGTGTGAACATCGATTCACGTCGCATTGAAGCTGGTCATCTGTTCGTCGCCATCCCAGGCACCGTAACCGATGGACACAAGTTCATTCCAAAAGCCATTGAGTTAGGAGCAACTGCTGTATTGTGTGAGAAATTGCCAGAGGAGCAGGATCCTAAAGTAACATTTGTTCAAGTAGCATCTACCGAGAGCTGTGTAGGCGAGGTTGCCACCCAGTTCTATGGCGACCCATCGCGTAAACTCAAACTGGTAGGTGTAACAGGTACCAATGGTAAGACCACCATCGCCACCTTATTATATAATATGTTCCGCAAGTTCGGACATAAGTGCGGTCTGCTGTCAACTGTATGCAACTACATCGAGGACGAGGCTATCCCAGCCGATCATACTACTCCCGACCCCATCGAGCTGAACCGCTTGCTGGCTCAGATGGTTGATGCCGGTTGTGAGTATGCCTTCATGGAGTGCTCGAGTCACGCCATCGCTCAAAAGCGTATCGGCGGACTGAAGTTTGCAGGTGGTTTGTTCACCAACCTGACACGCGACCACTTGGACTATCACAAGACCTTTGAGAACTACCGTGATGCCAAGAAGGCTTTCTTCGATGGTTTGGAGAAAGATGCCTTTGCCATTACCAATGCCGACGACAAGAATGGCATGGTGATGGTGCAGAACTGCAAGGCCAACGTAAAGACCTACTCTACCCGCACCATGGCCGATTTCAAGGCTAAGATCATCGAGTGCCACTTCGAGGGTATGTATCTCGACATCAACGGCAAGGAGGTTGGTGTGCAGTTTATCGGTAAGTTCAACGTCAGCAACCTGCTGGCCGTTTATGGCGCTGCTGTAATGCTAGGCAAGAAACCCGAGGATATCCTGCTCATTATGAGTACGTTGAAGAGTGTGAACGGAAGATTGGAGCCTATCCACTCACCCGAAGGCTATACAGCCATTGTTGACTATGCCCACACCCCTGATGCCTTGGAGAATGTGCTCAATGCCATCCACGAGGTACTGAACGGTAAGGGTAAGGTCATCACCGTATGCGGTGCTGGCGGTAATCGTGATAAAGGTAAGCGCCCCATCATGGCACAGGAGGCCGTTAAGCAGAGCGATAAGGTGATTATCACCTCTGATAACCCACGCTTTGAGGAGCCACAGGATATCATCAACGATATGCTGGCAGGCCTCGACCAGAAGCAGATGAAGAAGGTTGTGAGCATTGTTGATCGCCGTGAGGCTATCCGCACCGCCTGCATGCTGGCCGAAAAGGGCGACGTTATTCTGATTGCCGGCAAGGGCCATGAAGACTATCAGGAAATTAAAGGTGTAAAGCACCACTTCGACGATAAGGAAGTAGTAAAGGAAATTTTTAACTCTTAATATTATCAACAATGTTATACTATCTGTTCAGATTCCTCGACCAGTACGATATACCTGGATCACACATGTGGGCGTACATTTCGTTCCGCTCACTGCTCACGCTCATCCTCTCGCTGATAATCTCAGCATGGTTTGGTGAGAAGTTTATTAAATGGATGAAGCGCCGCAGCATTTTTGAGACCGAGCGCGATCCAAGTATCGACCCATTCGGAGTCGAGAAGAAGGGTGTGCCTACCATGGGTGGTATCATCATCATCGTGAGCATCCTCATCCCTGTGTTGCTCTTCGGCCGTATCCGCAACACCTATCTTATCCTGATGGTTATTACCACCGTATGGTTAGGTTTCCTGGGATTCCTCGACGACTATATCAAGATTTTCAAGCGCAACAAGGATGGCTTGAAGGGTAAGTATAAGATTGTTGGTCAGGTAAGCATCGGCTTCATCGTTGGTCTTACACTCTGGCTCAGTCCCGATGTAGTGGTTCGTGAGAATGTGAATGTCCGTCAACAGAACCAGGAGATTGTGGTAAAGCATAAGAAGGAGGCTGTAAAATCGTTACAGACCACCATCCCATTCATAAAGAATCACAACCTGAACTACTCTAACGTGATGTCGTTCTGCGGCAAGTACAAGGTAGCTGCCGGTTGGATTATCTTCGTATTCATCACCATCTTTGCCGTAACAGCCGTATCAAACGGTGCCAACCTCAACGATGGTATGGATGGTATGTGTGCAGGTAACTCAGCTATCGTAGGTGTGGCGTTAGGCATACTGGCCTATGTGTCATCGCACATCGGCTATGCCTCATACTTCGACATCATGTATATCCCTCACTCTGAGGAGTTGGTTGTATTCCTCTGCGCATTCATCGGAGCCATGATTGGTTTCCTGTGGTACAATGCCTATCCCGCTCAGGTATTCATGGGCGATACCGGTTCGCTTACCATCGGTGGTATCATCGGTGTAGCCGCCATCATTATCCACAAGGAGTTGCTGCTGCCTATCCTGTGCGGCATCTTCTTCGTCGAGAGTCTGAGTGTGATTATCCAGACCCAGTGGTTCAAGTTCATGAAGCGTAAGGGGCAGCGTGTGCGCGTGTTCCGTGCCACACCTATCCACGACAATTTCCGTAAGCTCGACACACAGCTCGATGCTACAAGTAAATATATTCTGAAGAGTTGGCCTCATCGTCCGTTCCACGAGTCGAAGATCACTATCCGATTCTGGATTACATCAGTTATTCTGGCCGCACTCACCATCATCACATTAAAGATGCGTTAAACAAGTATATGAAAAGGATTGTTATATTAGGAGCAGGAGAAAGTGGCGCAGGAGCTGCTGTTCTCGCAAAGAAAGAAGGTTTCGATGTGTTTGTATCAGACATGTCGAAGATTGCCGACAAGTACAAGAAACAGTTGGACGACCACCAGATTGAGTGGGAAGAGGGTCAGCACACAGAAGAGAAGATTCTGAATGCCGACGAAATCATCAAGAGTCCAGGCATCCCCGATACCGCTCCCATGATTCAGAAGATCATTGCCAAAGGTATCCATATCATCAGCGAGATTGAGTTTGCTGGTCGCTATACCGATTCAAAGATGATCTGTATCACAGGTTCTAACGGTAAAACCACCACTACCTCGCTCATCTATCATATCTTTAAGGAGGCTGGTTACGATGCCGGTTTGGCTGGTAATATAGGTAACTCGCTGGCTCTGCAGGTGGCCGAGGATCCACACGAATACTACATCATCGAACTCAGCTCATTCCAGCTCGACAATATGTACGATTTCCGTGCCGACATCGCTATTCTGCTGAATATCACACCCGACCATCTGGATCGTTACAACTTCGAGATGCAGAACTATGTAGATGCCAAGATGCGTATCATCCAGAACCAGACAGATAAGGATGCCTTCATCTACTGGGCCGACGATCCCATCATCAAGCGCGAATTAGAGAAGTACGATATCCACTCTATCCAGTACCCGTTCTCTGAGCTGAAGGAGAAGGGCGTGATTGGTTACATCGAGGAGGGCAAGTATAAGATTGAGAAGCCCGAGCCATTCAATATGGAGCAGGAGAGTCTGAGTCTAACAGGTAAGCACAACATCTACAACTCGCTGGCTGCCGGTATTGCTGCCGACATTGCTGGTATCAAGAAGGAAGAGATTCGCAAGAGTCTAAGCGACTTCCCTGGTGTTGAGCACCGTTTGGAAAAGGTTTGCACCGTTCGTGGCGTGCAGTATATCAACGACTCAAAGGCCACCAACGTAGATGCCTGCTGGTATGCCCTCGAGGCCATGAAGACCAAGGTTATCCTAATTATTGGTGGTAAGGATAAGGGCAACGATTACGAGCCCATCAAGCCACTGGTTAAGGAGAAATGCTCTGGTATTGTGTACCTGGGTGCCGACAACCAGAAGCTGCACGACAACTTCGACAACTTAGGCATTCCCGTACGCGACACCCACTCTATGAAGGAGTGTATGGAGGCCTGCTACGAGATGGCCAAGCCAGGCGAAACCGTACTGTTAAGCCCCTGCTGTGCTTCGTTCGACCTCTTCAAGAACATGGAGGATCGCGGCGAGCAGTTTAAGACAATAGCAAGAAGTCTGTAAAGAATGAACAAGAAAATAGGCAACATCTTTAAAGGAGACAAGGTCATCTGGATGGTATTTTTCTTCCTCTGTATGATCAGTATTGTCGAGGTATTCTCTGCCTCGAGTAACCTGACGTATAAGAGCCAGAACTATATGGGTCCTATCGTGTTCCACACCGTCACCATCATATTGGGTGCAGTGGTAGCGGTAGTTACCCTTAACATCCCGTGCCGTTACTTCAAGCTGATGACGCCTTTCTTACTCATCATCACCGTAGTACTGCTACTATGGGTACTGGCTGCTGGAGAACGAACCGGCGATGCCAGCCGATGGATTAATATCTTCGGCTTAACGTTCCAGCCGTCCGAGATTGCCAAAGGCACCATTGTGCTGGCCACAGCCCAGATTCTGAGTGCCATGCAACGCGAGAACGGAGCCGATAAAAAGGCCTTCAAGTACATCCTGTGCATCGTGACTCCCATCGCCTTCCTGATTATGGTCGAGAACCTATCGACGGCAGCCCTGCTGTGCTCGGTAGTATATCTCATGATGATCATCGGCCGTGTACCCGCCCTGCAACTGATAAAACTGGCAGGTGTAGTGATTGGTTTGGCTTTGGTAGGCTTACTGCTCATTATGGCCGTAGGTAACGATACCAATGTGGCCGTAGATAAAGCCCAGACCGAACAAGTGGTTACTGCCCCCAAGGAGAAGAGTAAAATCGAGAAGCTGCTGCACCGTGCCGATACCTGGAAATCACGTATCAAGAAATTCTCGAACAAAGAAGAGATTACTCCCGACCAGTACGACCTCGACAAGGATGCACAGGTGGCACACGCTAACATTGCCATCGTATCGAGTAACATCATCGGTAAAGGTCCTGGTCAGTCGGTAGAGCGCGACTTTCTGTCGCAGGCCTTCTCCGACTTTATCTTCGCTATTGTCATCGAGGAGTTAGGTATTGTAGGCACCACAGCAGTAGTATTCCTTTACATTGTGCTGCTATACCGCACCGCCCGTATTGCCAGTCGCTGCGAGAACAATTTCCCCGCCTTCCTGGCCATGGGTCTGGCCTTGCTGTTAGTCATCCAGGCCTCGTTCAATATGCTGGTAGCCGTAGGTATCGCCCCCGTTACCGGACAGCCGCTCCCACTCATCAGTAAAGGTGGTACATCTACCATCATTAACTGTGCCTACATCGGTGTTATATTAAGTGTTAGCCGTTCTGCGAAAAAAAGGGAGTTAAAAATAGCAGAATAAGAAATTAAATTTGTAATTTTGCACGCAATAATCAAATATGATATGGAAGAACTGAGAGTCATCATTAGCGGAGGAGGCACTGGAGGACATATTTTCCCAGCCGTCTCGATAGCAAATGCCGTGAAGGCACTGCGCCCCGACGCCAAAATTCTGTTTGTTGGCGCCCTTGGACGAATGGAGATGCAACGCGTGCCAGCTGCAGGTTACGAAATCAAAGGTTTGCCTATCTGCGGTTTCGACAGAAAGAATTTACTCAAGAACTTTAAGGTTCTGTACAAGATATGGAAGAGCCAGCGTATGGCCAAGCAGATTATCAAGGATTTTAAGCCTCAGGTAGCTGTAGGTGTTGGCGGTTATGCCAGCGGTCCTACCCTTAACAAGGCAGCCGCCATGGGTATCCCCTGCTTGATTCAGGAGCAGAACTCATACGCAGGTGTTACCAACAAACTGTTGGCAAAGAAAGCCGCCAAGATTTGTGTGGCTTACGAGGGAATGGAGCGATTCTTCCCTGCCGACAAGATTATCCTTACAGGAAATCCCGTACGTCAGGCTCTGCTCGACACAAAGATTTCGCGCGAGGATGCCATCAAGACCTTTGGTCTCGATCCTGCTAAGAAAACCATTCTGCTGGTAGGTGGTAGCCTTGGCGCCCGCACCGTCAACGAGAGCGTGCTGCAGCACCTCGACCTGGTAAAGGCTGCCGATGCCCAGTTTATCTGGCAAACCGGTAAGTACTACAGCGCCGAGATTGCTAAGCGTTTGAAGGGACAGAATATCCCCAACCTGGTGGTAACCGACTTTATCACTGATATGGGCGCTGCCTACAAGGCCGCCGACCTGGTTATCAGTCGTGCCGGCGCCAGCAGTATCTCTGAGTTCTGTCTTATTGGCAAGCCCGTTATCCTGGTACCAAGTCCTAATGTGGCAGAGGATCACCAGACCAAGAACGCTCTGGCTCTGGCCAACCGCGATGCCGCCATCTACGTGAAGGATGCCGATGCACCAGCCACCCTGTTGGAGCTGGCCATCAAGACGGTTGCCGATGCCCAGAAGCTGCAGTCGCTGAGCGAGAATGTTCTGAAGCTCGCCCTGCCCGACTCTGCCGACATCATTGCCAAGGAGGTTATCAAGTTGGCAGGAAAGTAAGAAATGAAAAGCGAAGAGTGAAAAAGAGATTATGGAATTAAACGATATAAAAGCAGTATATTTTGTAGGCGCCGGTGGCATTGGAATGAGTGCCATCGCCCGTTACTTTATTAAGAAAGGCCTGGTGGTAGCTGGTTACGACAAGACCCCATCCGACCTGACCAAGCACCTCGAGAACGAGGGTATGCTTATCCATTACCATGAAAGTGTCGACGAGATTCCTCACGTGTGCAAGAAGAAAGAGTCGTGCCTGGTTATCTATACCCCAGCCATCCCTGCCGATCATCAGGAGCTCAAGTACTTCCGCGAGAACGGTTTCGAGATTCAGAAGCGTGCTCAGGTACTGGGCACCCTTACCAAGAGTCACAAAGGTCTCTGCGTAGCAGGTACCCATGGCAAGACCACCACTTCTACCATGTGTGCACACATCATGCACCAGAGTCAGCTCGACTGTAATGCCTTCTTGGGTGGTATCTCCAAGAACTACGGCACCAACTATATCCTGTCGGATTCCGACTACGTGGTTATCGAGGCCGATGAGTTCGACCGCTCTTTCCACTGGCTGCGCCCTTGGATGAGCGTTATCACCTCTACCGATCCCGACCATCTGGACATCTATGGTACCAAAGAGGCCTACCTTGAGAGTTTCCGTCATTACACCGAGCTCATCCAGCCAGGCGGTGCCCTGATTATCCATCGCGATCTGGAGATGAAGCAGAACGTACAGGAAGGTGTTCGTATCTACGACTATAGTCTGAACGAGGGCGACTTCCACGCTGAGAATATCCGCATTGATAACGGCGAGATTACATTCGATTTCATTTCGCCCATCGAGAGCGTTAAGAACGTACAGTTAGGTCAGCCCGTGCCCATCAACATCGAGAACGGCATTGCCGCTATGGCTATGGCACAGCTGAATGGTTGCACAGCCGACGAACTGAAGTACGGCATGCAGACCTATGGTGGTGTGGATCGTCGTTTCGACTTCAAGATCAAGACCGATAAGTTGGTGTTCCTGAGCGATTACGCCCATCATCCAAAAGAAATCTATCAGAGTGCCAAGAGTATCCGCGAGCTGTATAAGAACAAGCATATCACAGCTATTTTCCAGCCCCACCTATACACCCGCACCCGCGATTTCTACAAGGATTTCGCCGATGCTCTGAGTCAGCTCGACGAGGTGATACTCACTGAGATATACCCCGCCCGCGAATTACCTATCGAAGGCGTTACCTCGCAGCTCATCTACGACAACCTGAAGCCAGGTGTGCAGAAGAAGATGATACAGAAGGCCGATGTACTCGACTACATCAAGGACCACGATTTCGAGGTACTCATCGTGCTGGGCGCTGGCGACCTGGATAACCAGGTTCCCCAGATGGTCAAGGTTTTAAATAGTAAATAGTATAATTGTAAAATACAAATGACTTTCAACTGGAAACATATCCTCTTGGTAGCCTGCAACGCAGCCGTTGGCATCTACTTGATACTGGCCGTCACCGCTTTCAACAGCCCCGACGAAGCCATGGCCAAAGCCTGCACCGAGGTTAACATCGACATCGAACAGGAGTCGATGGAGGGTTTCCTGAATCCAGACGAAGTCAAGAAGCTGCTCACACAGCATCAGTTATACCCGCTCTCGCAGCCCATGAACACCATCTCGCCACGCAAGATGGAGGAGACCCTGCTTAAGAGTCCGTTTGTTGAGAAGGCAGAGTGCTATAAAACACTGAACGGACATGTGTGCATCAGCATCAAACAGCGCATACCTGTTATCCGCATCATGGCCGAGAATGGCGAGAACTACTATCTCG is a genomic window of Xylanibacter ruminicola 23 containing:
- a CDS encoding UDP-N-acetylmuramoyl-L-alanyl-D-glutamate--2,6-diaminopimelate ligase, with translation MKLNELLKNVEVLNTQGDVDVEITGVNIDSRRIEAGHLFVAIPGTVTDGHKFIPKAIELGATAVLCEKLPEEQDPKVTFVQVASTESCVGEVATQFYGDPSRKLKLVGVTGTNGKTTIATLLYNMFRKFGHKCGLLSTVCNYIEDEAIPADHTTPDPIELNRLLAQMVDAGCEYAFMECSSHAIAQKRIGGLKFAGGLFTNLTRDHLDYHKTFENYRDAKKAFFDGLEKDAFAITNADDKNGMVMVQNCKANVKTYSTRTMADFKAKIIECHFEGMYLDINGKEVGVQFIGKFNVSNLLAVYGAAVMLGKKPEDILLIMSTLKSVNGRLEPIHSPEGYTAIVDYAHTPDALENVLNAIHEVLNGKGKVITVCGAGGNRDKGKRPIMAQEAVKQSDKVIITSDNPRFEEPQDIINDMLAGLDQKQMKKVVSIVDRREAIRTACMLAEKGDVILIAGKGHEDYQEIKGVKHHFDDKEVVKEIFNS
- a CDS encoding phospho-N-acetylmuramoyl-pentapeptide-transferase, with translation MLYYLFRFLDQYDIPGSHMWAYISFRSLLTLILSLIISAWFGEKFIKWMKRRSIFETERDPSIDPFGVEKKGVPTMGGIIIIVSILIPVLLFGRIRNTYLILMVITTVWLGFLGFLDDYIKIFKRNKDGLKGKYKIVGQVSIGFIVGLTLWLSPDVVVRENVNVRQQNQEIVVKHKKEAVKSLQTTIPFIKNHNLNYSNVMSFCGKYKVAAGWIIFVFITIFAVTAVSNGANLNDGMDGMCAGNSAIVGVALGILAYVSSHIGYASYFDIMYIPHSEELVVFLCAFIGAMIGFLWYNAYPAQVFMGDTGSLTIGGIIGVAAIIIHKELLLPILCGIFFVESLSVIIQTQWFKFMKRKGQRVRVFRATPIHDNFRKLDTQLDATSKYILKSWPHRPFHESKITIRFWITSVILAALTIITLKMR
- the murD gene encoding UDP-N-acetylmuramoyl-L-alanine--D-glutamate ligase produces the protein MKRIVILGAGESGAGAAVLAKKEGFDVFVSDMSKIADKYKKQLDDHQIEWEEGQHTEEKILNADEIIKSPGIPDTAPMIQKIIAKGIHIISEIEFAGRYTDSKMICITGSNGKTTTTSLIYHIFKEAGYDAGLAGNIGNSLALQVAEDPHEYYIIELSSFQLDNMYDFRADIAILLNITPDHLDRYNFEMQNYVDAKMRIIQNQTDKDAFIYWADDPIIKRELEKYDIHSIQYPFSELKEKGVIGYIEEGKYKIEKPEPFNMEQESLSLTGKHNIYNSLAAGIAADIAGIKKEEIRKSLSDFPGVEHRLEKVCTVRGVQYINDSKATNVDACWYALEAMKTKVILIIGGKDKGNDYEPIKPLVKEKCSGIVYLGADNQKLHDNFDNLGIPVRDTHSMKECMEACYEMAKPGETVLLSPCCASFDLFKNMEDRGEQFKTIARSL
- a CDS encoding FtsW/RodA/SpoVE family cell cycle protein; the encoded protein is MNKKIGNIFKGDKVIWMVFFFLCMISIVEVFSASSNLTYKSQNYMGPIVFHTVTIILGAVVAVVTLNIPCRYFKLMTPFLLIITVVLLLWVLAAGERTGDASRWINIFGLTFQPSEIAKGTIVLATAQILSAMQRENGADKKAFKYILCIVTPIAFLIMVENLSTAALLCSVVYLMMIIGRVPALQLIKLAGVVIGLALVGLLLIMAVGNDTNVAVDKAQTEQVVTAPKEKSKIEKLLHRADTWKSRIKKFSNKEEITPDQYDLDKDAQVAHANIAIVSSNIIGKGPGQSVERDFLSQAFSDFIFAIVIEELGIVGTTAVVFLYIVLLYRTARIASRCENNFPAFLAMGLALLLVIQASFNMLVAVGIAPVTGQPLPLISKGGTSTIINCAYIGVILSVSRSAKKRELKIAE
- the murG gene encoding undecaprenyldiphospho-muramoylpentapeptide beta-N-acetylglucosaminyltransferase; amino-acid sequence: MEELRVIISGGGTGGHIFPAVSIANAVKALRPDAKILFVGALGRMEMQRVPAAGYEIKGLPICGFDRKNLLKNFKVLYKIWKSQRMAKQIIKDFKPQVAVGVGGYASGPTLNKAAAMGIPCLIQEQNSYAGVTNKLLAKKAAKICVAYEGMERFFPADKIILTGNPVRQALLDTKISREDAIKTFGLDPAKKTILLVGGSLGARTVNESVLQHLDLVKAADAQFIWQTGKYYSAEIAKRLKGQNIPNLVVTDFITDMGAAYKAADLVISRAGASSISEFCLIGKPVILVPSPNVAEDHQTKNALALANRDAAIYVKDADAPATLLELAIKTVADAQKLQSLSENVLKLALPDSADIIAKEVIKLAGK
- the murC gene encoding UDP-N-acetylmuramate--L-alanine ligase, which produces MELNDIKAVYFVGAGGIGMSAIARYFIKKGLVVAGYDKTPSDLTKHLENEGMLIHYHESVDEIPHVCKKKESCLVIYTPAIPADHQELKYFRENGFEIQKRAQVLGTLTKSHKGLCVAGTHGKTTTSTMCAHIMHQSQLDCNAFLGGISKNYGTNYILSDSDYVVIEADEFDRSFHWLRPWMSVITSTDPDHLDIYGTKEAYLESFRHYTELIQPGGALIIHRDLEMKQNVQEGVRIYDYSLNEGDFHAENIRIDNGEITFDFISPIESVKNVQLGQPVPINIENGIAAMAMAQLNGCTADELKYGMQTYGGVDRRFDFKIKTDKLVFLSDYAHHPKEIYQSAKSIRELYKNKHITAIFQPHLYTRTRDFYKDFADALSQLDEVILTEIYPARELPIEGVTSQLIYDNLKPGVQKKMIQKADVLDYIKDHDFEVLIVLGAGDLDNQVPQMVKVLNSK
- a CDS encoding cell division protein FtsQ/DivIB, giving the protein MTFNWKHILLVACNAAVGIYLILAVTAFNSPDEAMAKACTEVNIDIEQESMEGFLNPDEVKKLLTQHQLYPLSQPMNTISPRKMEETLLKSPFVEKAECYKTLNGHVCISIKQRIPVIRIMAENGENYYLDHHGNIMPEAGYATDILVATGRISKKYAQKALSKVANQIVGDSFWRNQAVQLNILPNGTIEMVPRVGEHVVYLGSPTNIDSKLERLRKFYIYGLNKAGWNKYNYINVEFSNQIICKKVNSD